In Aliivibrio wodanis, a genomic segment contains:
- a CDS encoding transposase, IS4 family, producing the protein MDVSQALNIINDWKPSNVETLADLLPIHLIDEAYSLTDTVTMRKRKLTLESMVWLLVGMAIYNNKSMKDLVNQLDIVDRTGKAFVAPSALTQRRKNLGEAAMKAVFERMTSSWLKSANLPKWNGLTLLGVDGVVWRTPDNQQNEEAFSRQKGTQYPQVRMVCQMELSSHLITASAFDNYNTNEMILAEKLIDSTPDHSVTMFDKGFYSLGLLHKWQMTGSERHWLIPLKKNTQYEIIRSLGRNDKLVILRSNPRARKLFSDLPETMTARLVTRKIKGKDYQVLTSMIDPLRYPLKDIIGLYEHRWEIELGYREQKQYMLGNRLTLRSRLPELVKQELWGILLTYNLIRYQMVELCFNLKGNYLPYQLSFNGTLAHVSALLVGLPYSTPGAIPRQLKGFHQMAESLILDRRRERTFPRMVKPRPQRYARNKNAVHP; encoded by the coding sequence ATGGATGTTTCTCAAGCTCTAAACATAATCAATGACTGGAAACCTAGCAACGTAGAGACACTCGCTGATTTACTTCCAATCCATCTGATTGATGAGGCTTATTCTCTCACTGATACGGTGACGATGAGGAAGCGAAAGCTTACTCTTGAATCAATGGTATGGTTACTTGTTGGTATGGCTATCTATAACAATAAATCCATGAAGGATTTAGTTAATCAGCTTGATATTGTAGACCGTACAGGTAAAGCTTTTGTCGCGCCTAGTGCCCTTACTCAGCGCCGAAAAAATCTAGGTGAAGCAGCAATGAAAGCAGTCTTTGAGCGAATGACAAGTTCCTGGCTTAAGAGTGCTAATCTTCCTAAATGGAATGGGCTAACTCTCTTAGGGGTTGATGGGGTTGTATGGAGAACACCTGATAACCAGCAAAATGAAGAGGCTTTTTCTCGCCAAAAAGGAACTCAATATCCACAGGTAAGAATGGTTTGCCAAATGGAGCTAAGCAGCCACCTTATTACAGCGAGCGCTTTCGATAATTACAATACAAATGAAATGATATTGGCAGAGAAGTTAATAGATAGCACACCTGACCATAGCGTAACCATGTTCGATAAGGGGTTCTATTCATTAGGATTACTACATAAATGGCAGATGACAGGCTCAGAGCGTCACTGGCTGATCCCCCTTAAAAAAAATACTCAGTATGAAATAATTCGATCGCTAGGTCGTAATGACAAACTTGTTATTCTTCGAAGTAACCCAAGAGCAAGAAAACTGTTTTCTGATTTACCTGAAACGATGACAGCTCGTCTCGTGACTCGAAAAATTAAAGGAAAAGATTATCAAGTTCTGACGTCAATGATTGACCCATTACGTTACCCATTAAAAGATATTATTGGTCTTTATGAGCATCGTTGGGAAATAGAATTGGGTTACCGAGAGCAGAAACAATACATGTTAGGAAATCGCTTAACACTACGAAGCCGTCTACCTGAATTAGTGAAACAAGAACTATGGGGTATCTTGTTGACTTATAATTTAATTCGCTACCAAATGGTAGAGCTTTGCTTTAATTTAAAAGGAAATTATCTCCCTTATCAATTGAGTTTTAATGGGACACTTGCTCATGTATCTGCGTTATTAGTTGGTTTACCATACTCAACGCCAGGGGCGATCCCTCGACAATTAAAAGGCTTCCATCAGATGGCTGAAAGCTTAATACTTGATAGGCGAAGAGAAAGAACATTCCCTCGAATGGTAAAACCAAGACCTCAACGATATGCCAGAAACAAGAATGCCGTTCACCCTTAA
- a CDS encoding extracellular solute-binding protein, giving the protein MNKKILLALGLSALAMNAQATTVITIDTWSNEGDIWQEKILPAFYKKNPGIKVEFRQLDFSKYDLLLQDKERAGDLAMCRPFDSSLKIFQAGVFDEITEMDGIENFPSFAQSPWQTRSGAQTYCLPMASVIHGFFYNKSVFKELGLKEPETRREFYQLLDKVKSDGRYQAMSMSVKDKWVPATLGFQNIGPNYWKGEDGRLGIVEGTEQLNDKSYQSVFAELSRWVNYLGPDYQSVSYADSIDAFKSGKVAVYPAGSWGIPTFRNEIELGAFKPPVAHKGDECYISDHTDIGIGVNTHSKNKEAAMTLLNWMTTAEFAERLTNSLPGFFSLSNHFIEVSDPTAATMMSWRTECDSTIRSTAQNLSSPKHNLEDEVWNQTYSVMMKQKTSIEAANDLQFKLAEWYLPQTNAKKEQCE; this is encoded by the coding sequence ATGAATAAAAAAATACTACTTGCCCTAGGCTTATCGGCTTTGGCGATGAATGCACAAGCAACAACTGTTATCACTATTGATACTTGGAGTAATGAAGGTGACATTTGGCAAGAAAAGATCTTACCTGCATTTTATAAGAAAAACCCTGGTATTAAAGTAGAATTTCGCCAACTAGATTTCTCTAAATATGATTTATTGTTGCAAGATAAAGAACGTGCGGGTGATTTGGCAATGTGTCGCCCATTCGACTCTTCATTAAAAATTTTCCAAGCTGGTGTTTTTGATGAAATTACAGAAATGGATGGCATTGAAAACTTTCCAAGTTTTGCACAATCACCATGGCAAACACGATCAGGAGCTCAAACTTATTGTTTACCAATGGCTTCAGTTATCCATGGTTTTTTTTATAATAAAAGCGTATTTAAAGAGCTAGGCTTAAAAGAACCAGAAACTCGCCGTGAGTTTTACCAATTACTTGATAAAGTTAAATCTGATGGCCGCTATCAAGCGATGAGTATGTCTGTCAAAGATAAGTGGGTGCCAGCAACACTAGGCTTTCAAAATATCGGACCAAATTATTGGAAAGGAGAAGATGGTCGACTTGGTATTGTTGAAGGAACAGAACAATTGAATGATAAATCATATCAATCAGTTTTTGCTGAATTAAGTCGATGGGTTAATTATTTGGGGCCAGATTACCAAAGTGTGAGTTATGCTGACAGTATTGATGCTTTTAAATCAGGTAAAGTAGCAGTCTATCCTGCCGGTTCTTGGGGGATCCCGACTTTTAGAAATGAAATCGAACTAGGAGCATTTAAGCCACCAGTAGCACATAAAGGGGATGAGTGTTATATCAGTGATCATACTGATATAGGTATAGGTGTTAATACTCACTCGAAAAATAAAGAAGCGGCTATGACATTGCTTAATTGGATGACGACTGCTGAGTTTGCAGAGCGATTAACTAACTCACTACCAGGTTTCTTTTCACTTTCGAATCATTTTATTGAAGTGAGCGATCCAACTGCAGCGACTATGATGTCATGGCGAACTGAGTGTGACTCTACAATACGAAGTACGGCACAGAATTTATCTTCGCCAAAACATAATTTAGAAGATGAAGTTTGGAATCAAACATACAGTGTAATGATGAAGCAAAAAACATCAATCGAAGCTGCAAATGATCTGCAATTTAAGTTAGCTGAATGGTATTTACCACAAACTAATGCAAAAAAAGAACAATGTGAATAA
- a CDS encoding Fatty acid cis/trans isomerase, translated as MLSKRSLLIFISVMFSGCATYATYNYDQLFGKQNVQQRIYEYRSPESLNYLTDIKPLIDQRCVVCHACYDAPCQLKMSSAEGIDRGAHKSPIYQGTRLIAANPTRLFEDAQTTQEWRDVNFSPILNEREQTKIANTEASVMARMLNLKQDNPLANEQQLSGFDFSIDREQQCPTIEEMSDYESQYPSWGMPYGMPQLNQSEHDLLISWLEQGGKMSDISPLSQYEIDQITLWEDFFNGNSLKQQLTSRYLFEHLFLNNIYFSTDPNTLRFFKLVRSATPPGDDIELIATRRPYDDPKVKRVYYRLTPVRSTIVDKTHMPYLLDQSRFEKWDKWFVKASYNVTNLPSYSTDVAANPLTTFVDLPVNSRYNYLLDEAQDTIQGFIKGPVCRGQLALNVINDHFWIFFVDPDKIDNPDVVKFYREQKNNLALPAELDSTTVPITSWLQYSRNQARYLEAKNIYLNQTFNNGQHLTLDLIWNGNNNNNAALTIYRHFDSASVIKGLNGPIPKTAWVIDYALLERIHYLLVAGFDVYGNFGHQLMTRMYMDFLRLEGESNFLTLLPKQVRQTEFQSWYQDPSPQLSEFLQRDIQPFEQPTKINYHSNNPKNELFTFLKQHIGSNLAISYNVTNSKLSSLSHNILAEIDRIQGSGLQHQPQIMTLKVVADSDKRSEFFTILNTSAHKNISSLFNEESNRIPKSDRLSILYGVVGSYPAAFLEVKESELHIFVNQLSKINSEDEYIQLLDKFAVRRSSDRFWAYSDELSQWYKSHNPIEAGLLDYNRFENR; from the coding sequence ATGCTTTCTAAACGCTCATTACTTATCTTTATTTCCGTTATGTTTTCTGGCTGTGCAACTTATGCTACTTATAACTATGATCAATTATTCGGAAAGCAAAATGTCCAGCAAAGAATTTATGAGTATCGCTCTCCTGAAAGCTTAAATTATTTAACAGATATAAAACCTCTCATTGATCAACGCTGCGTTGTTTGTCATGCATGTTATGATGCGCCTTGCCAATTAAAAATGTCGTCGGCTGAAGGAATAGATCGTGGTGCTCACAAATCTCCTATATATCAAGGGACTAGACTAATTGCAGCTAATCCTACCCGCCTATTTGAAGATGCTCAAACAACTCAAGAGTGGCGTGATGTTAATTTCTCCCCTATTTTAAATGAAAGAGAACAAACAAAGATTGCCAATACTGAAGCGAGTGTAATGGCTCGTATGCTTAACTTAAAACAAGATAATCCACTAGCAAATGAACAACAGCTAAGTGGCTTTGATTTCTCGATAGATCGAGAACAACAATGCCCTACAATTGAAGAGATGTCTGACTATGAATCACAGTACCCAAGCTGGGGGATGCCTTATGGAATGCCTCAGCTAAATCAATCAGAGCATGATTTACTTATTTCTTGGCTTGAGCAAGGTGGTAAAATGAGTGATATCTCCCCACTGTCTCAGTATGAGATAGATCAGATAACTTTATGGGAAGATTTCTTTAATGGGAATTCATTAAAACAACAATTAACTAGTCGGTATCTTTTTGAGCATTTGTTCTTAAATAATATATATTTCTCAACTGACCCAAATACATTACGATTCTTTAAACTCGTTCGTTCTGCGACACCTCCTGGCGATGATATCGAGCTGATCGCAACACGCCGGCCTTATGATGACCCAAAAGTTAAACGCGTATATTATCGCCTAACCCCTGTTCGCAGTACAATTGTAGATAAGACTCATATGCCTTATCTACTTGATCAATCTCGTTTTGAAAAATGGGATAAGTGGTTTGTTAAGGCTAGTTACAACGTCACTAATTTACCTAGCTACTCTACCGATGTTGCAGCTAATCCTTTAACTACTTTTGTGGATTTACCTGTTAATTCACGCTACAACTATTTGTTGGATGAAGCTCAAGATACGATTCAAGGGTTTATTAAAGGCCCCGTTTGCCGTGGTCAGTTAGCCTTAAATGTAATAAATGACCATTTTTGGATATTCTTTGTTGATCCAGATAAAATTGATAATCCTGATGTTGTTAAGTTTTATAGAGAACAAAAAAATAACCTTGCACTTCCTGCTGAGTTAGACAGTACAACGGTACCTATTACTAGTTGGTTACAATACTCTCGAAATCAAGCTAGATACTTAGAAGCAAAAAATATATATTTAAATCAAACATTTAATAATGGACAACACTTAACTTTAGATTTGATTTGGAATGGTAATAACAATAATAATGCTGCATTAACTATTTATCGTCATTTTGATAGTGCTTCTGTTATTAAGGGACTTAATGGTCCAATACCAAAAACCGCTTGGGTTATTGATTATGCATTACTTGAACGTATTCATTATCTTCTTGTTGCAGGATTTGATGTTTATGGGAATTTTGGTCATCAACTAATGACGCGTATGTATATGGACTTTCTGCGACTTGAAGGTGAAAGCAATTTTCTAACTTTATTACCAAAACAAGTTCGTCAAACTGAATTTCAAAGTTGGTACCAAGATCCATCGCCACAATTAAGTGAATTTTTACAAAGAGATATACAACCTTTTGAGCAACCAACCAAAATAAATTATCATTCAAATAATCCAAAAAATGAGCTTTTTACTTTTTTGAAGCAACACATTGGCTCTAATTTAGCAATAAGTTACAATGTAACCAATTCAAAATTAAGTTCACTATCACATAATATATTAGCGGAGATTGACCGTATTCAAGGCTCAGGATTACAGCACCAGCCTCAGATCATGACACTGAAAGTAGTTGCTGACTCTGATAAACGCAGTGAATTTTTCACTATCCTTAATACCAGTGCACATAAGAATATTTCATCGTTATTTAATGAAGAAAGCAATCGGATCCCAAAATCAGACCGTTTGTCTATTCTCTATGGCGTTGTCGGCAGCTACCCTGCTGCTTTTTTGGAGGTTAAGGAATCTGAACTCCACATTTTTGTTAACCAACTAAGTAAGATTAACTCTGAAGATGAATATATACAGTTACTAGATAAATTTGCAGTAAGACGTAGCTCTGATCGATTTTGGGCTTATAGTGATGAGTTATCTCAGTGGTATAAGAGTCATAACCCTATTGAAGCAGGTCTTTTAGATTACAACCGATTTGAAAATCGTTAA
- a CDS encoding MFS transporter: MKNIDKAMRILLAGFCINLCLGILYAWSVFNKALVTDMGWTASQASQPYATATITFSICLLVAGILQDRMGPRLILIFGTILVGLGMIASSFADTVLMLNLTFGVMTGAGIGFGYACLAPSAMKWFHPSKKGMVNGLIAAGFGLAAIYLAPVTSALISMYGIQTSFLVLGVAILIIAVPLATTITNPPEGYTPELPKVKAGKAPISTCQPLDLNWKAMLKTPQFYSLWIMYAFAASAGLMIIGNITTIASMQANLPNAVYLASILAVFNSGGRVAAGMLSDKIGGVKTLLIAFVLQAANMALFGTFDNEVMLIVGTAIAAVGYGTLLAVFPSLTAEFYGLKNYGTNYGVLYTSWGIGGAIGAAVVGYSMTQGGDYALAYTISAVMVGVAIVLALITKPISEEKAQQLAPASA; this comes from the coding sequence ATGAAAAATATCGATAAAGCAATGCGTATCCTGCTTGCAGGCTTTTGTATTAACCTATGTCTAGGAATTCTTTACGCATGGAGCGTATTCAACAAAGCTCTTGTTACTGATATGGGCTGGACGGCGTCACAAGCCTCTCAACCTTATGCAACTGCAACAATCACTTTTTCTATCTGTCTTTTAGTTGCAGGTATCCTTCAAGATCGCATGGGGCCACGTCTAATTCTTATTTTCGGCACAATTTTAGTTGGTCTTGGCATGATCGCATCAAGCTTTGCTGATACTGTATTAATGCTAAACCTAACCTTTGGTGTTATGACAGGTGCTGGTATTGGCTTTGGTTATGCGTGTCTTGCTCCTTCAGCGATGAAGTGGTTCCACCCTTCTAAGAAAGGAATGGTTAACGGCTTAATTGCTGCAGGCTTTGGTCTTGCTGCTATTTACCTAGCGCCTGTTACTTCAGCGCTAATCTCTATGTATGGTATCCAAACAAGCTTTTTAGTACTTGGTGTAGCTATTCTTATCATAGCGGTTCCACTAGCGACTACAATTACTAACCCACCAGAAGGCTACACTCCAGAATTACCAAAAGTAAAAGCAGGTAAAGCGCCTATTTCTACTTGCCAGCCACTTGATCTTAATTGGAAGGCAATGCTTAAAACGCCACAATTCTACTCGTTATGGATTATGTACGCATTTGCTGCTTCTGCAGGTCTTATGATCATTGGTAACATTACAACAATCGCAAGCATGCAGGCTAACTTACCAAATGCAGTTTACCTAGCGTCTATCCTTGCTGTATTCAATTCAGGCGGCCGTGTAGCTGCTGGTATGCTTTCAGACAAAATTGGTGGCGTTAAGACTCTACTGATTGCTTTTGTTCTACAAGCTGCAAACATGGCATTATTCGGTACATTTGATAACGAAGTTATGCTTATCGTTGGTACCGCTATTGCGGCTGTAGGCTACGGCACGTTACTTGCCGTATTCCCATCATTAACTGCTGAATTTTACGGTCTGAAAAACTACGGTACTAACTATGGTGTTCTTTATACATCATGGGGTATTGGTGGTGCTATCGGTGCTGCTGTTGTTGGTTACTCAATGACACAAGGTGGCGACTATGCTCTTGCATACACTATTTCAGCAGTAATGGTTGGTGTTGCAATTGTACTTGCTCTGATTACTAAGCCTATTTCTGAAGAAAAAGCACAACAACTGGCCCCTGCTAGTGCTTAA
- a CDS encoding UPF0265 protein, with protein sequence MNNVFEIINQARRKNKLKRELQDNQKKIRDNQKRVILLENMLDYIHPSMSTSEIIAIVENMKADYEDRVDDHIITSAEISKSRRDISRKIRELTEADKKANK encoded by the coding sequence ATGAACAACGTTTTTGAAATCATCAACCAAGCACGCCGTAAAAATAAACTTAAACGTGAGCTACAAGATAACCAAAAGAAAATTCGTGATAACCAAAAGCGTGTAATTCTACTAGAAAACATGTTGGATTATATTCACCCTTCTATGTCGACGAGCGAAATCATTGCTATCGTAGAGAATATGAAAGCCGATTATGAAGACCGTGTTGATGACCACATCATCACCAGTGCTGAAATTTCAAAATCACGTCGTGATATCAGCCGTAAGATCCGTGAGTTAACTGAAGCTGACAAAAAAGCGAATAAATAA
- a CDS encoding putative lipoprotein: MNVKKIKIAVAVALGITTLTGCMGQMGVTQLVTFGNLKAVDNRYGRAGLYILLAPVYGITAAADLFIFNSIEFWTGKNIITGKSPALVDKDVGSAVFKVNDKIDSSMTKAPIAPLQVNNNIKSTSVKQLDENTLEMHISLLDGTQQVLRGEKIEDSVAFYLDGQYITIVKVTELDNYVSSTQA, translated from the coding sequence ATGAACGTTAAAAAAATCAAAATTGCAGTGGCAGTTGCGTTAGGTATCACTACATTGACTGGCTGCATGGGTCAGATGGGAGTTACTCAACTGGTTACTTTTGGTAATTTAAAAGCAGTAGATAATCGCTATGGCCGTGCCGGATTATATATTTTACTTGCTCCTGTTTATGGTATTACCGCAGCAGCTGACTTATTTATCTTTAATTCCATTGAATTTTGGACTGGTAAAAATATCATTACAGGTAAGAGCCCAGCATTAGTAGATAAAGATGTTGGTAGTGCTGTATTTAAGGTTAATGATAAAATTGATTCATCAATGACAAAAGCACCAATCGCCCCTCTTCAAGTGAATAATAATATTAAAAGCACTTCAGTTAAGCAACTTGATGAAAATACATTAGAAATGCATATCTCTTTATTGGACGGAACTCAACAAGTTTTACGTGGCGAGAAAATAGAGGACAGTGTAGCTTTTTATCTTGATGGACAATATATCACGATAGTAAAGGTTACAGAATTGGATAATTACGTATCTAGTACACAGGCTTAA
- a CDS encoding UPF0502 protein — protein sequence MRIFNQEEIRVIGCLIEKEITTPEYYPLTLNALTTACNQKSNREPVVSFSDSQVLDTLNTLIQEHIVTDETRGNARVAKYQHRFCNTEFGSLKLSKQEIAVLCILFLRGPQTPGELRTRTQRLCEFENVAQVESVLNKLAEDEGTPKVRKLIKEPGKREARYGHLFCGELSCSELNNAITPPLPSNNNDINPKIINIRIDELEKEVFELRTEVKELKALITEVLS from the coding sequence ATGAGAATATTTAACCAAGAAGAGATCCGCGTAATTGGCTGTCTGATAGAGAAAGAGATCACGACACCTGAATATTACCCACTAACGTTAAATGCATTAACTACAGCATGTAATCAAAAAAGTAATCGAGAGCCTGTCGTATCGTTTAGTGATTCACAGGTATTAGATACGTTGAATACACTTATCCAAGAGCATATTGTTACTGATGAGACTCGAGGTAATGCACGAGTCGCAAAATATCAGCATCGTTTTTGTAATACAGAATTTGGTAGTCTTAAATTATCTAAACAAGAAATTGCAGTTTTATGTATTTTATTCTTACGTGGCCCTCAAACTCCTGGAGAACTCCGCACTCGAACCCAACGTTTATGTGAATTTGAAAATGTAGCTCAAGTTGAAAGTGTTTTGAATAAGCTTGCAGAAGATGAAGGAACCCCAAAAGTACGTAAACTTATTAAAGAGCCAGGCAAGCGTGAAGCACGATACGGACACTTATTTTGCGGAGAGTTATCTTGTTCTGAGCTTAATAATGCGATCACACCTCCACTGCCATCAAATAACAATGATATAAACCCAAAAATAATTAATATCCGTATTGATGAGTTAGAAAAAGAAGTTTTTGAATTACGCACTGAAGTAAAAGAACTAAAAGCTTTGATCACCGAAGTTCTTTCTTAA
- a CDS encoding putative response regulator, translating into MAISILICDDSALARKQLARVIPSSWGATIEFAQHGWDAIEKLEANTYDLLFLDLTMPELDGYGTLEEMKRRGIPTQVVVVSGDIQPKAQQRVADLGAKSFIKKPVDKPTLVSTLDSIGIQPERQAVYSPQPITPIQLRRRDIYLEVANVAIGRAADSLARHFDVFVHMPLPNVNLFEMSELQMTLRHLASNQDMSGVCQGFSGEGIAGEALVLLSDSSVTDLIKLMDYPESDNSSLELELLMDVSNILVGAFLKGIGEQAEVRFFQSAPVLLGQHISVDSVVESTKGSFNRLMAFEVSYNIDGTEIKCDMLLMIVDESLPILDNKLAYLLDDE; encoded by the coding sequence ATGGCAATATCCATCTTAATTTGCGATGACTCTGCATTAGCTCGAAAACAATTAGCTCGTGTGATACCTTCTTCATGGGGTGCAACTATTGAGTTTGCCCAACATGGTTGGGATGCAATTGAGAAACTAGAAGCTAACACATATGATTTATTGTTCCTTGATCTGACAATGCCTGAGCTGGATGGTTACGGCACGTTGGAGGAAATGAAACGTCGTGGTATTCCAACACAAGTGGTGGTAGTTTCTGGTGATATTCAACCAAAAGCACAACAACGAGTGGCGGATCTGGGGGCAAAATCCTTTATAAAAAAACCAGTAGATAAACCGACATTAGTATCTACACTTGATTCTATTGGTATACAACCAGAGCGACAGGCTGTTTACTCCCCACAACCAATAACACCAATCCAACTTAGACGTCGTGATATTTATCTAGAAGTTGCCAATGTTGCAATTGGCCGTGCTGCTGACTCATTAGCTCGACATTTTGATGTTTTTGTTCATATGCCCTTACCAAATGTGAATTTATTTGAAATGAGTGAATTACAAATGACACTGCGTCATTTAGCAAGTAATCAGGACATGTCAGGAGTTTGCCAAGGCTTTAGTGGTGAGGGTATTGCAGGTGAAGCATTAGTATTATTAAGTGATTCTAGTGTTACTGATCTCATTAAGTTAATGGATTATCCAGAATCAGATAACAGCAGCTTAGAATTAGAATTGCTTATGGATGTTTCCAATATTTTGGTTGGTGCATTTTTAAAAGGTATTGGAGAGCAAGCTGAAGTGCGTTTCTTCCAAAGTGCACCAGTTTTACTTGGTCAGCATATTTCTGTTGATAGTGTGGTTGAATCAACAAAAGGTTCGTTTAATCGATTAATGGCGTTTGAAGTTAGTTACAACATCGATGGCACTGAGATAAAGTGCGACATGCTCCTAATGATTGTTGATGAATCACTGCCAATTTTAGATAATAAACTTGCTTATTTACTGGATGATGAATGA
- a CDS encoding membrane protein, which translates to MKLLFIFLVSTLGGVASAEHLHSFILGLSIATLAVGCCHWFAFRTTRYPQLALLLLLLGLFAKMAVTIVGVVLGMQSELITSPFIFSVSYLFFSIVATYLWFKLKDAKISAPLLKKT; encoded by the coding sequence ATGAAATTACTATTTATTTTTTTAGTCTCTACATTAGGTGGCGTTGCGTCTGCTGAGCATTTACATTCTTTTATTTTAGGGCTAAGTATTGCTACGTTAGCAGTCGGGTGCTGCCATTGGTTTGCTTTTAGAACAACTCGATACCCACAATTAGCATTGTTACTTCTTCTATTAGGTTTATTTGCTAAAATGGCTGTGACGATTGTCGGTGTTGTTTTAGGTATGCAGTCTGAGCTAATCACCTCTCCATTTATCTTCTCGGTTTCATATTTATTTTTCTCTATTGTTGCTACTTATCTTTGGTTCAAATTAAAAGATGCAAAAATATCAGCGCCATTACTTAAGAAGACATAA